TAATATGCTCTAAAGAAGGGTCATGAGCAATCCAACGACAGGCAAAATTTATAAAATCCGGATGAACGTTGAAATTTTCATCGTAGGTTACCGGTCCCCAATGGGTGTAAATAACCGTATCTATAAAAGGTTTTTCTCCTTTAACATGAAAAACTTCTGCTCGTTTCTCGGTTTGCTTCCATTGGTTATCAAATCTGTAAGTGCTTCGTGTTTCATCTTCAAAATCAATTGAATACCAATCTCTTACATCAAGTGCCGAGTTGGTAACTCCCCAAGAAATGTGCTCATTAAAACCGATAATTACTGAAGGCGATCCGGGTAAACTAACTCCATAAACATTTATTCCGGGTGAATGTAACTGAACTTCATACCAAATTGAAGGCAGATTTAAGGCCAGATGCGGATCATTGGAAAGTAAAGGGTTCCCATTTAATGTTAAATCAGCAGATAATGCCCAATTATTGCTACCCAATGCTCTATCAGCAGCTTTCGGCAAACTCGCTTTTGAGTTACCGGTAAAAACCGGATTTAAATCAGGTGTATCTAATTGAGGCAGATTAAAGATTTTACCTTCATCAAAAGTAATCACCGGACTATCTTCAAGAAAAAAATCAGGATATAATATATCAAACAACTCTTTTCCAAGCTCTTCTAAAGCTCTTGTATAGGCAAAATCGTTATCATGACCGGCCAACATGTCTGACATATACATAAGTAAAAGTGCGGTTTTATAAACTGACCACTCTTCCGGTTCATAATTTAAGAGTTTAAACTCAAGGGGATAGTCCCGGTAGCTCAGTCTATTAACATAAGCGTTTACCCCATCCACATAAGCTTTTAATATTTTTTCCTCTTCAGTTCCATTCAAACTTTCCATAAACTGCTCAGCACCAAATGCAATGCCTTTACGTCTATTAAGCCGATCAAAGTCCAAAGCAACGGCACCTACAATCTCTGATAATCTGCCGGATGCAGCACGTATTTGAAAATCCATCTGCCACAAACGCTCTGATGCAGTTAAATAACCCTGCATAAAAAACAAATCATATTCATTTTGGGCAAAAATATGCGGGACTCTCCTATCATCAAAATAAACATCTACCGGTTCTTTTAACTCCTTCAAATTAGTGTTTACTTTAGGAATTTTCTGATTTGCAGACTCCGCATTTTGAAGATACCCTTCAAAAGGACTAAAAAATTTGATAGGTGGCGGTAATGGACCATAAGGTCTGTTGACTGCCCATAGCCATAATGTTGTGATTCCCAGGGCTATAAAAAACGTAATTATACGCTTTGTCTTCATTTTCTTTTATTTTCGATTAAAGTTATATTTAGCTGAAAAATCTTCATTAATCATACCATTTTTTTTGCTTCAAAGCCTGCTCTTTTAATATGTCCGGAACAGAAAATCGTTCTCCGTAAGTATCTGATAAACTCTCTAACTTTTTTACTGCCGCTTCATTCCCTAAAATATCTAAATATCTGAAAGGTCCACCCCTGAAAGGAGGAAAACCTAATCCAAAAACCGCTCCTATATCCCCATCCAATGGCTTTTCAATAACTTTCTCTTCCAGGCACATTAATGCTTCCTTAACCATTACCATAGAAAGTCTTTCCGCAATGATTTCCGGAGAAACAGTCACATCACCGCTTGTTCCAATAATATCATAAATTCCCGGATAGGCCTTCCCTCTTACTTTTTTTCCGGTTTTTTCATCATACTGAAAAAAGCCTTTTTTATTTTTTCTACCATGAAAGCCGGCATCATAGAGTTTTTTAACCAAAGCTGACGGTTTTGCTCCCGGCCTGAGCTTATAATGCTCAATTAAAGCGCCACCCATAACATGTGCACCTACATCTAATCCTACTTCATCCAAAAGGGTAATTGGGCCTACCGGAAATCCAAACTGTCTGAGCGCTTTGTCAACCTCAGGTATGCCTGCTCCTTCTTCCAGTAAAAGAAGAGCCTCATTAAAGTAAGGTGCCAAAATTCGGGTTGTGTAAAATCCCGGGCCATCCTTTACAACTATACACACTTTTGATTGACGAACCCCTAATTCCAAAACTGAAGCTGTGACCCACTCAGCAGTGTCTTCAGTAACTACTATTTCAAGCAATGGCATTTTTGGCACCGGAGAAAAATAATGCATACCAATTACCTGACTTTTTCTTTTTGAATGTGCTGCAATATCTTTAATTGGTAAAGCCGATGTGTTTGAAGCGAAAATACAATGCTCAGGCGTTTTACTTTCAAATTCTGACAGTAACTGCTGTTTGATTTTTAAATCCTCGAAAACTGCTTCAATAACTATATCAGCATGTTCTGCACCGGAAAAATCAATTGAGGTAGTTAGTCGA
This DNA window, taken from Chitinophagaceae bacterium, encodes the following:
- a CDS encoding penicillin acylase family protein; translation: MKTKRIITFFIALGITTLWLWAVNRPYGPLPPPIKFFSPFEGYLQNAESANQKIPKVNTNLKELKEPVDVYFDDRRVPHIFAQNEYDLFFMQGYLTASERLWQMDFQIRAASGRLSEIVGAVALDFDRLNRRKGIAFGAEQFMESLNGTEEEKILKAYVDGVNAYVNRLSYRDYPLEFKLLNYEPEEWSVYKTALLLMYMSDMLAGHDNDFAYTRALEELGKELFDILYPDFFLEDSPVITFDEGKIFNLPQLDTPDLNPVFTGNSKASLPKAADRALGSNNWALSADLTLNGNPLLSNDPHLALNLPSIWYEVQLHSPGINVYGVSLPGSPSVIIGFNEHISWGVTNSALDVRDWYSIDFEDETRSTYRFDNQWKQTEKRAEVFHVKGEKPFIDTVIYTHWGPVTYDENFNVHPDFINFACRWIAHDPSLEHITFYSLNKGKNLKDYQKALEYYSTPGQNFVFASKEGDIALTHQGLFPARWPEQGKFLMDGSKPENAWQAFIPQDDLPREINPEKGYVSSANQHPTDSAYPYFYTGFIFENYRNRRINELLSEMENATVEDLRIMLNDNYNLMAAEVLPLMLSSINQLENYDEYAEKWVKKLTEWDYFNEVDYKAPTLFQLWHDSLMHQLWSGLKQLDPAIPFPHEFVSQQLLEKYIDTLWILPTGREGHMQTTGIINTSFVKAIEQIKRWEAVNEVEASWGDFKGTRLAHLAMIEPFYVKNLPIGGNKHIVNATSTTHGPSWRMIVELGDTVQGYGIYPGGQSGNPGSYFYDNFAMDWAVGKLYELTFLHSKDDAEKLSLHKVEFKP